One Methylobacterium sp. 77 DNA window includes the following coding sequences:
- a CDS encoding (2Fe-2S)-binding protein, protein MSIPITLTVNGIARSLVIEDARVTLLDLLRERLDLTGSKKGCDRGQCGACTILLDGMRVNSCLALAVSHDGCSITTIEGLAGPDGLHPVQAAFLTHDGFQCGFCTPGQVMSAVGLIQEGHAGDDPERIREGMSGNLCRCGAYAGITEAVLAAHGVMTGPDVLPGGYVQEDAA, encoded by the coding sequence ATGAGCATTCCTATCACTCTGACCGTCAACGGCATCGCCCGCAGCCTCGTCATCGAAGATGCGCGGGTGACCCTGCTCGATCTTTTGCGGGAGCGGCTCGACCTCACCGGCTCGAAGAAGGGCTGCGACCGAGGGCAATGCGGTGCCTGCACCATCCTCCTCGATGGAATGCGGGTGAATTCCTGCCTCGCTCTGGCGGTGAGCCATGACGGTTGCTCGATCACCACGATCGAAGGTCTGGCCGGGCCCGATGGGTTGCACCCGGTCCAGGCGGCCTTCCTCACCCATGACGGGTTCCAGTGCGGCTTCTGCACGCCGGGGCAGGTCATGAGCGCGGTGGGCCTGATCCAGGAGGGTCACGCGGGTGACGATCCCGAGCGCATACGCGAAGGCATGAGCGGCAACTTGTGTCGATGCGGCGCCTATGCCGGCATCACCGAGGCGGTGCTTGCAGCCCACGGGGTCATGACCGGCCCGGACGTTCTGCCCGGCGGCTACGTTCAGGAGGATGCGGCGTGA
- a CDS encoding xanthine dehydrogenase family protein subunit M, whose amino-acid sequence MNRFDYVRASSVADAVAAFGPGTQYLASGTNLLDLMKGGITRPERIVDISRVPGLDAVVRLPDGATRIGALVRNSALAHDPTFAQSYPAVAEALLSGASAQLRNAATTAGNVLQRTRCQYFYDPASACNKRAPGAGCEAIGGETRTHAILGWSEHCIATHPSDLCVPLVALDAVVEIEGPNGAREMPLESFHRLPGEQPERETELAPGELVVAIRLPPEASSLATHSRYLKLRERTSYAFALVSVAAALRIQAGRIADARIALGSVALKPWRAREAESLLAGREPTPDLFAEAADIALADAKPSGDNAAKVELARRVVRRALALALAGTPDRVPALPASPFSGATHDS is encoded by the coding sequence GTGAACCGGTTCGATTACGTTCGCGCCTCGTCGGTGGCCGACGCGGTCGCCGCCTTCGGTCCGGGCACGCAATATCTCGCGTCAGGCACCAACCTCCTCGACCTAATGAAGGGCGGAATCACCCGTCCGGAGCGCATCGTCGACATCAGCCGTGTGCCGGGACTCGACGCCGTCGTGCGCCTTCCCGATGGGGCGACCCGCATCGGCGCTCTGGTGCGCAACAGCGCCCTGGCCCACGATCCGACCTTCGCCCAATCCTATCCCGCCGTGGCCGAAGCCCTGCTCTCGGGTGCCTCGGCGCAGTTGCGCAACGCCGCGACGACGGCGGGCAACGTCCTCCAGCGGACGCGCTGCCAGTATTTCTACGACCCCGCCAGCGCCTGCAACAAGCGCGCGCCGGGGGCCGGCTGCGAAGCGATCGGCGGCGAAACGCGGACCCACGCCATCCTCGGCTGGAGCGAGCATTGCATCGCCACCCACCCGTCCGATCTCTGCGTACCGCTGGTCGCCCTCGACGCGGTGGTGGAGATCGAAGGACCGAATGGCGCTCGCGAGATGCCGCTGGAGAGTTTTCATCGCCTCCCGGGCGAGCAGCCCGAGCGGGAGACCGAATTGGCTCCGGGCGAACTCGTCGTCGCCATCAGGCTGCCTCCCGAGGCGTCCTCCCTCGCGACCCATTCGCGCTATCTCAAGCTGCGGGAGCGGACGTCCTACGCCTTCGCGCTGGTGTCGGTCGCCGCCGCCCTGCGGATCCAGGCGGGCCGCATCGCGGATGCGCGGATCGCACTCGGTAGCGTCGCCCTCAAGCCCTGGCGGGCCCGCGAGGCGGAGAGCCTTCTCGCTGGCCGTGAACCGACCCCGGACCTGTTCGCCGAGGCGGCCGACATCGCCCTCGCCGACGCGAAGCCGTCCGGTGACAATGCGGCCAAGGTCGAACTCGCGCGGCGCGTCGTGCGGCGTGCGCTCGCCCTTGCCCTGGCCGGAACGCCCGATCGTGTCCCCGCTCTGCCCGCCAGCCCCTTCTCGGGAGCGACCCATGATTCCTGA